TAAGCTGATGACTAGTGTATATAGATTGGGGGTTTCCGCTGTCCATTGCAAAGGAGACTGTACCATCTTTTGAGGGAACGTAATATGTCTTTTTCTTCTTATTCTTACGTTAACACTCGCTGAGGCTATGTTCTCACCTTTTGAATCGAGTAATTGATAATTAGCTGTGCATTCTTTTTTCTTAGAAGTAGAATTAGATAATATCAGCGTTACGTCCAAAAGACCATTCTTATAGGAAGCATCCAAAGGAGATTGAACTTTGAAATCTGCTATTCTTAATTTAGGTTGAGCATATAAATAGATTTTTCTTTCAATGCCACTGATGCGCCAGAAATCTTGACATTCCATATAATTGCCATCAGAGAATCGGTAAACTTGTATTGCGATTGTATTTTTGCCTGTTTTTACTAACTTAGTGATGTTAAAGCGAGCGGGCGTTTTTGAATCTTTATTCATCCCTACAAATTCACCATTTAGATAGAAGAAGGAGGCACCGCGTGTGCCGTCGGCACTCAAATATATTTCTTTTCCATCCCATGTCTTTGGTAAATTGAATTCACGACGATAAGTCCCTGTAGGATTCCATTCTTTAGGAACAAAAGGAGGGTTGGGTTTATCCCAATGAGGTTTGTATCCCGGTGATATGAATGCCCATCCCGTATTAACATATACAGGATATCCAAAACCCTGAAGTTCCCAATTACCCGGAACCTTTATATTTGCCCAATTTTTCACGCTTACGTTTGGATCCATAAAATCCATTGGTCTATCAGAGAAATTTTCGACATACTTGAACTTCCATGAACCATCCAATGAAAGTCGAAAAGTTCCATCTTTTCGGTTATTTATTGTAGCATCTTTCTCGTTGGTATATGAAGTAAATGTACTTCGAGGTTTTTCTTTATTAATGTTCGTTAGATTCGGATTAGTAAGTTGCTCATATCGGTTCTGCTGAGCTAGGGTATGGGTGCTGCTTAGCAAAGAGAGCAAAACAAATAATCCGCTTAATAAGCTTTTTCTTTTCATGATTAAGTGTGTGTTAAGTGATATAATTATTTGATAATAAAATGATGTTATTATTGTATTGAATATTATAGTTTAACTCCTTCTCTCAGCCATTTTTCTAATTCTTCAGTCCATTGCCGCTTGTAAGTAAAACTATCACGAAATCCCCATCCATGTCCTCCGGTAGGATAGATATGCATTGTAGCAGGTACTTTGTTCTTTAATAGTGCCAGATAATAGTTTATACTGTTTTCGGGAGGTACTGCTCCATCATCGGAAGAGAGAGCAATAAATGCTTGTGGAGTTTCAGCATTTACTTGAAGCTCGTTAGAGAACTCTTTTTCTAATTTAGCAGTTGGAGTTGCCGTTAGAAGATTTTTTCGAGAACCGGCATGAGTATATGCAGGGTTCATTGTTATAACCGGATAGAGTAATATTTGGAAATCAGGTCGGGTCTCTTTACTTGTATAGTGAGTAGCTAAAGTCGATGCTAGGTGTCCTCCGGCAGAAGCCCCCATAATTCCTATTTTAGAAGGATTTATATTCCATTCGGTAGCATGTTGTCTCACTAGGCGTATAGCTTGTTCTGCATCAGAAAAGGGGACATCATAATGTCCGTTTGGCATGCGATATTTTAATACAATATACGAAATACCTTGTGCATTGAACCATGGAGCCATGTCATAACCTTCATGATTCATTGCTAAGCGGGCATACCCACCCCCAGGGCACATGATAATAGCTATCCCGTTTGGCTTGTTGGCTAAATAAATAGTGATTTCTGGTTGGATAACATTGCTTACTCTTCCATTCTTTCCTTTTTCTTCTTTACCTGCTTGTCCGTTAGTATTGGGAGCACCATCAGGCCAAAGAGTTATTTTGATAGGCTTTTGTGCATGTAAGCTCATGGCTATAAATAATAGAGCGGTTACTAAAAATGTTTTCATCTTTGATTATAAAATTCGGTTATTTTAAGGTAAATCGCAGGGTAGCAATCTTTTATTTAAAAGAGATTTGTTACGCCTGCGAAACATTCTTTATTTCTTCATACTTGATCTTATAAAGTAGGCTATCAGTAAAGCATAAGCGCCTAGAGATAAAACTTCTGACCAATAATTTTGCAACCATGCTTCTTGTACCAAATTGATTCCACCGAAGCGTAACGCTGCACTGAGAACTCCCATGAGGGCTCCTCCAGCAATAAATCCGGATGCCAGTAATGTACCTTTTTCGCCACGAGCAGTATTTAATTGAGCATTTTTGCTACGTGTAGTGACATACCAATTGATTGCACCTCCAACTACTAGTGGTACATTTAATTCTAGTGGTATAAACATACCTAAAGCAAATGCTAATGCGGGCACGCCACAAAATGTAAGTGCAATAGCTAGAACAGCTCCAATACCGTAGAGTAACCAAGGAGCTGCTACTCCGTTCATCAGTGGCTCTATAACAGCTGCCATCGCATTTGCTTGTGGAGCAGCAAGTTGTCCGCTTGTAAATCCATAGGTTTTATTAAGAATGATCATCACTCCTCCTACGGTAGCAGCAGAAACAAGTGTACCAAGAAATTTCCATGTTTGTTGTTTGGAAGGAGTACTTCCTAACCAATATCCTATTTTAAGATCGGTAATAAATCCACCAGCCATTGATAATGCAGTACATACAACGCCTCCCATAATCAAGGATGCAACCATCCCTCCGGGACCTTTCAATCCTACGGCTACCATTACAACGGAAGCAAGAATGAGCGTCATCAGTGTCATTCCAGAAACAGGGTTGGTCCCTACAATAGCAATAGCATTAGCAGCAACAGTAGTAAATAGAAAACTTATTATAGCTACAACTAATATACCTACAATAGTGTGAAGTAGATTGCCTTGCATTACATTAAAGTAGAAGAATAAAGATACAAGGATCAATGTTAGTAATGATCCTATAGCAATAATCTTCATGGATAAATCTAGTTGAGTGCGTTTTACTTTTTCGGCCTTTTTTACTTTACCGCGCATTTCTTTAGCTGCTAGTCCCACAGCATCTTTAATGATTCCCCATGATTTTACAATACCTATAATACCTGCCATGGCAATACCACCTATGCCAATACTCTTGGCATAGTAACGAAAGATTTCTTCTGGTGACATACTTCCTACGGTAGCTGTAATGTGAGGATCCCACATATTGAGTACACTGTCACCCCATATAAGTGACATGCCCGGAATAATAACCCACCATACAACTAGTGAACCGGCACAAATGATTGAAGAATATTTCAATCCCACGATATAACCTAGTCCCATTACAGCTGAACCTGTGTTCACCTTGAAAACAATTTTGGCTTTATCAGCTAGTAATTCTCCATAATGGCAAACACGTGTTGTGAAGTTTTCATTCCACCAACCGAAAGTTGCTACGATGAAGTCATATAGTCCACCCACAATACCGGCCATTAACAAAGGACGAGCTTGGTTACCTCCTTTTTCCCCCGATACAAGTACCTGAGTCGTGGCTGTTGCTTCCGGGAATGGGTACTTGCCATGCATGTCTTTTACAAAATATTTACGAAAAGGTATGAGCAATAGAATGCCTAATATTCCACCTAACAAAGAACTGACAAACACCTGAAGAAAGGTAACGCTAATCTCTTTGGGATAGCTCTCTTGGAGAATATAAAGTGCCGGAAGGGTGAAGATAGCGCCTGCTACAATAACACCTGAACTAGCTCCGATAGATTGGATAATTACATTTTCACCTAAAGCATTTTTACGTTTTGCGGCACTTGATACTCCTACTGCAATGATGGCAATAGGGATAGCAGCTTCAAATACTTGTCCTACTTTTAAGCCTAAATAAGCTGCGGCGGCAGAAAATAATACTGCCATTGCGATACCCCAAAGTACAGACCAAATATTGACTTCAGCATATTGCTTCTCAGGACTCATTATTGGATGATATTCTTCTCCCTGCTTTAGTTCTCGAAAGGCATTTTCAGGTAGCCCTACGGGTTTCTCTTCTTCGTGTTTCATAAACTAGTTGATCTTGTATTATCTATAATTATTAATTTATTATTATATTTTGATTACTCCGTTAATAGAGGGTTAATAAAAGCAGTTTCAAAGGAAGCAAAAAAAAAGGAGAATCAAAAAGATTCTCCTTGGGTTATTGTGCTATTTTTGTTTATTTAGTGTCTTTGGCTGTCATATCTCCTTCTATATAGAGACGCATCAATTCAGTTTTTGCATTTGTACGCAAAGTTATTGACTTTTTGAAATGTCCGGGATACTTGCCAGCTCCGTTATAAGTCACTTTTATTGTACCTTTCTGTCCAGGCAATACCGGCTCTTTGGTATAGTTAGGAACGGTGCATCCGCA
This is a stretch of genomic DNA from uncultured Bacteroides sp.. It encodes these proteins:
- a CDS encoding alpha/beta hydrolase, coding for MKTFLVTALLFIAMSLHAQKPIKITLWPDGAPNTNGQAGKEEKGKNGRVSNVIQPEITIYLANKPNGIAIIMCPGGGYARLAMNHEGYDMAPWFNAQGISYIVLKYRMPNGHYDVPFSDAEQAIRLVRQHATEWNINPSKIGIMGASAGGHLASTLATHYTSKETRPDFQILLYPVITMNPAYTHAGSRKNLLTATPTAKLEKEFSNELQVNAETPQAFIALSSDDGAVPPENSINYYLALLKNKVPATMHIYPTGGHGWGFRDSFTYKRQWTEELEKWLREGVKL
- a CDS encoding oligopeptide transporter, OPT family; translated protein: MKHEEEKPVGLPENAFRELKQGEEYHPIMSPEKQYAEVNIWSVLWGIAMAVLFSAAAAYLGLKVGQVFEAAIPIAIIAVGVSSAAKRKNALGENVIIQSIGASSGVIVAGAIFTLPALYILQESYPKEISVTFLQVFVSSLLGGILGILLLIPFRKYFVKDMHGKYPFPEATATTQVLVSGEKGGNQARPLLMAGIVGGLYDFIVATFGWWNENFTTRVCHYGELLADKAKIVFKVNTGSAVMGLGYIVGLKYSSIICAGSLVVWWVIIPGMSLIWGDSVLNMWDPHITATVGSMSPEEIFRYYAKSIGIGGIAMAGIIGIVKSWGIIKDAVGLAAKEMRGKVKKAEKVKRTQLDLSMKIIAIGSLLTLILVSLFFYFNVMQGNLLHTIVGILVVAIISFLFTTVAANAIAIVGTNPVSGMTLMTLILASVVMVAVGLKGPGGMVASLIMGGVVCTALSMAGGFITDLKIGYWLGSTPSKQQTWKFLGTLVSAATVGGVMIILNKTYGFTSGQLAAPQANAMAAVIEPLMNGVAAPWLLYGIGAVLAIALTFCGVPALAFALGMFIPLELNVPLVVGGAINWYVTTRSKNAQLNTARGEKGTLLASGFIAGGALMGVLSAALRFGGINLVQEAWLQNYWSEVLSLGAYALLIAYFIRSSMKK